In Mixophyes fleayi isolate aMixFle1 chromosome 4, aMixFle1.hap1, whole genome shotgun sequence, the following proteins share a genomic window:
- the LOC142150386 gene encoding olfactory receptor 5AP2-like: protein MDIINKTKVTVFVFSGLTDNGELAPFLFIFFLYVYIVTIVGNIGIVAVVHNTSKLHTPMYFFLSYLSLVDLLCSSVITPKMLSDLISMRKEITFDGCVLQFFLFATLAGTEVFLFANMSYDRYVAICHPLHYVSIMSKKKCWYLVVLSFSVGFLQSSLKTGCVFSLQFCGSNLIDHFYCDMPPLLRLSSSDTFSCDMGIIFFILSSGMGTLIIILISYTHIISSILRMNSAEGRQKSFRTCSSNLLCVTIFYVSVFFTYLRSPSNVFEKQDKIAAVFYSVVTPMLNPLIYSLRNQVV from the coding sequence ATGGACATCATAAACAAGACAAAAGTTACAGTGTTTGTGTTTTCTGGACTTACTGACAATGGAGAACTTGCCCCGTTCCTCTTCATATTcttcttatatgtttatattgtaaCTATTGTTGGAAACATTGGCATAGTGGCTGTTGTTCATAACACCTCCAAACTCCACACTCCGATGTACTTCTTCCTGAGTTACCTCTCTCTGGTGGACCTTCTCTGCTCCTCAGTTATTACTCCTAAAATGCTCTCTGACCTTATCTCCATGAGGAAGGAGATCACATTTGATGGATGTGTCCTTCAGTTCTTCCTTTTTGCTACTCTGGCAGGTACTGAGGTTTTTCTTTTCGCAAACATGTCgtatgaccgatatgttgctatatgtcatCCTCTACATTATGTCTCAATAATGTCCAAGAAAAAATGTTGGTATCTGGTTGTCTTGTCTTTCTCTGTTGGCTTCTTGCAGTCATCCTTGAAGACTGGCTGTGTATTCAGTCTCCAATTCTGTGGTTCAAACCTTATAGACCACTTCTACTGTGACATGCCTCCACTGCTCAGACTGTCCAGTTCTGATACTTTCTCCTGTGACATGGGAATTATTTTCTTCATACTTTCTAGTGGCATGGGTACATTAATAATCATTCTGATCTCATACACTCATATCATTTCATCCATTCTAAGGATGAATTCTGCTGAGGGCAGACAGAAATCTTTCCGTACATGCTCTTCAAATCTCTTGTGTGTCACCATCTTCTATGTGTCTGTTTTCTTCACTTACTTACGCTCTCCATCTAACGTATTTGAGAAACAAGACAAGATAGCTGCTGTCTTCTACTCAGTAGTGACACCAATGCTGAATCCACTTATATACAGTCTGAGGAACCAAGTGGTGTAA
- the LOC142150387 gene encoding olfactory receptor 5AR1-like, giving the protein MDIINKTKVTVFVFSGLTDNEELAPFLFIFFLQVYIVTIVGNIGMMTVVHSTSKLHTPMYFFLSYLSLVDLLYSSVITPKMLSDLISMRKTISLDECALQFFLFVAMACSDVFLLSNMSYDRYVAICHPLHYVSIMTKKKCWYLVVLAFSVGFLQSSLLTGCIFNLQFCGSNLIDHFYCDIPPLIKLSCSDTFSCEMLTIFLTLSSGMGTLSTILISYTFIISSILRTNSAEGRKKAFSTCSSHLLCVTIFYVSVLFTYLRSTFNVFEKQDKIAAVFYTVVSPMLNPLIYSLRNQEVKKVITRAIQNFTDSNMKTD; this is encoded by the coding sequence ATGGACATCATAAACAAGACAAAAGTGACAGTGTTTGTGTTTTCTGGACTTACAGACAATGAAGAACTTGCCCCATTCCTCTTCATATTCTTCTTACAAGTTTATATTGTAACTATAGTTGGAAACATCGGTATGATGACTGTTGTTCATAGCACATCCAAACTCCACACTCCGATGTACTTCTTCCTGAGTTACCTCTCTCTGGTGGACCTTCTCTACTCCTCAGTTATTACTCCTAAAATGCTCTCTGACCTTATCTCCATGAGGAAGACCATCTCATTAGATGAATGTGCTCTTCAATTCTTCCTTTTTGTTGCCATGGCATGTTCTGATGTTTTTCTTCTCTCAAACATGTCgtatgaccgatatgttgctatatgtcaCCCCCTCCATTATGTCTCAATAATGACCAAGAAAAAATGTTGGTATCTGGTTGTCTTGGCTTTCTCTGTTGGCTTCTTGCAGTCATCCTTGTTGACTGGTTGCATATTCAATCTCCAATTCTGTGGTTCAAACCTTATAGACCATTTCTATTGTGACATACCTCCACTTATCAAACTGTCCTGTTCTGATACTTTCTCCTGTGAGATGCTAACTATTTTCTTAACACTTTCTTCTGGCATGGGTACATTAAGTACCATTTTGATCTCGTACACTTTCATCATTTCTTCCATTCTACGGACGAATTCTGCTGAGGGCAGGAAGAAAGCCTTCAGTACATGCTCTTCACATCTCTTGTGTGTCACCATTTTCTATGTGTCAGTTTTATTCACTTACCTACGCTCAACTTTCAATGTTTTTGAAAAACAAGACAAGATAGCTGCTGTCTTTTATACAGTAGTGTCACCAATGTTAAATCCACTTATATACAGTCTGAGGAACCAAGAGGTGAAAAAAGTTATTACACGAGCAATACAAAATTTTACAGATTCAAATATGAAAACTGATTAA